The nucleotide sequence TGGCCGACGGGGTACGCCGGGCCGGCGCGCGCCCGGTGCCGTCGACGATGTTGCTGCGGCGCCTCGCGCGCGGGTGAGGCGGTCGGGGCCGTGCGCGCCCGGCGGTGACCGGGTGGTGCGGGAGCGCCCCATCTCGACTGCGGTGGTTGACATGTGACGTTGTGTCAGTGCCCGTCCCTACCGTGTGTTCCGTGTACGTGCTCCACCGGAACGCAACGGAAGGGATGGGCGAGCATGCGGGTCTGCTGCCGTACGTGCCGTGCCCTGGGTCCGGCGTGTGCTGAATGTGTCGTTCCGTCGATTCTCGATGGAAAATCGGACTTTTCATCTCAATCAAGTGGATCAGGGGGAAATGCACGAGCGTGTCGACATGTGCCTGTCGATGTGGCACATCCCACAGGGCGTCGCTCCATCGCCGAAGCGGGTGATTTGCCCGGAGGGCGAACAATGGCGGACGGTGGGTGCTTCGATCTTGCGCCCGCGACGGTCGAGTGCATCACCGTGATGGCCGAAGTTGATCTTTGTGCCCCCTTGCGCTATGAGCCTGACCTGCGCGAAGGCCCTCCGGGCACGCCCGCGGCCGAGCCGCCGCCCGGGGTCTCGCCCGCCGGCGAACCGAAGCGGAAACGACCACGAAAATATGAACAAATGGCTGCCCTGTGAACGACCGCTTGTTGCCTCACAGGCAGATATCCCCGATTCGGAGGTAAAAGTTTTCGGATTGATTTGAACGGATCACGGCGAGGTCACTAATGTCTGGGCCGAGTGCCTGTGAAGTCGACCGCCCATCCGGGGCGGTGGCGGGCACGACCGCCGAATCCGGGGAAGCCGCCCAGGCCGAACCGGAACCGGGGAACCAACTCCCCTTGGGGTGAATCGGTACGACCTCCCTCGTGCCGTAGGGCTTCTTCCGGCCCGAACCCGTCAGCTCACCCGGTAGGCGGCCGTGAGGAAGAAGGAGTTCGCCTTCGTGGCGTCCCACCGACGACCCAAGAAGCCGAGCAAGGCCCGTGTAGGCGTGCTCACCGCTGCCGCCGCGACCGCGGTCGCTCTGTCCTCTGGCACGAGCCAGGCCGACCCCGCTCAGTCGAAGGACCAGGTCAAGGCGCAGATCCAGACACTGAACCACGAGGCGGAGATCGCCACCGAGGAGTTCAACGGCTTCCAGGAGAAGACCGAGCAACTCCAGGCGGAGGTCGAGCGGGTTCAGGAGCGCATCGTCCAGGAGCAGGCGGACTACATCGCGCTGCAGAGCCAGATGGGTGCGTTCGTCAGCGCCCAGTACCGCAGCGCCGGGCTCGCCCCGTCGCTCCAGCTCATGCTGTCCGAGAATCCGGACGACTACCTGAACAAGGTGTCGGCCCTCGACCAGATGAACGCGCAGCAGGCCGAGGCGCTCAAGCAGCTCCAAGAGAAGAAGCGGATCCTCGACCAGGAGCGGGCCGAGGCCTCGCAGAAGCTCGGGCAGCTCGACCAGACCCGCAAGGATCTCACCGCCAAGAAGGCGGAGATCGAGCAGAAGCTGCAGAAGGCCCAGGCCCTCCTCAACACCCTGACGCAGGCCGAGCGCGAGGCGCTGCTGGCCGCGGAGCACGCGGCGGAGGAGAAGGCCGCGGCCGAGGCGAGCGCCAAGCCGTCCCCCTCGACCTCGCCGTCCTCGTCGAAGACCACCACCAAGCCGAGCGCGACGTCCACGACGACGACGCCTGCGGCCAATGTCCCGGTCAGCGGCCGGGCCGGTGCCGCGGTGGCCGCCGCGGCGGCGCAGATCGGCAAGCCCTACGTGTACGGCGCGACCGGGCCCAGCTCGTTCGACTGCTCCGGCCTCACCGGCTACGCGTGGAAGCAGGCCGGCGTCTCCCTGCCGCGTACCTCGCAGGGCCAGGCCGGTGCGGGGCGCAGCGTCTCGGTCAGCCAGATCCAGCCCGGTGACCTGGTCATCTACTACAGCGGCATGTCGCACGTCGGGATCTACGCCGGGAACGGCCAGATCATCCACGCCCCGAGCACCGGCAGCACCGTGCGGTACGCCCCGCTCAACTCCATGCCGGTCGTCAAGGTGGTGCGCGTCTCCTGACCCGCAAGGCGGCGGGCCGATCCCAGCCGGTCCGCCGCCGTCACGTCCCCCGGACGCCACGCTCGACAGGTGCCCTGACGTGTGGTCTCGTACGATCACTGGGTGGACGGCCGGAGCCCGAACGAGCGACGGACCCCCCGGTGGTTCCTGCTGCTCGTGGTCTTCACCGTCACAGCGGCACTCGGGCTCACCCTGGGGATTCTCGGGCTGACGTCGTCCGATCAGCGTCGGGCGGCCCTGCCCGCGCCGGCGGCACCGCCGTCCGCCGGCCCGCGCGCCGAGACGGCCGTCGAGCCTCCGGGCGCCGTACCCCGGCTCAAGGACCACGCTGAGCTGGCGCGGCTCCTGGACCGCCGGGCCGCCGCTTTCCGGGACCGCGACCGCGACGCCTTCCTCGCGACCGTCGACCCCCGCTCCCCGGCGTTCCGCGATGCCCAGGCCAAGGTGTTCGACAACGCCGCCGCCGTGCCGTTCTCGTCGTGGGAGTACGAGGTGGTCGAGGCGGACCCGTTCCCGCTCGGCGACGCCCGCCGCGCGGTGCTCGGCGGCACGGCCACCGCCACCGCGCGCGTCGATCTCGTCTACCGCGTCGCCGACTTCGACACCGCGCCGGTGCGCGGCGCGCAATACCTGACCTTTGTGTCGCGCGACGGCGCGTGGTACCTCGCGGCCGACGGCGACGGCGACGCGAGCGGCCTGCACGGTGCGGTGCAGCCGTGGGACCTCGGGCCCGTCCACGTGCTCCGCACCGATATCGGCATCGTGCTGGGAGTCGGCGACCGGGTCGCCGAACTGCCGTTGTACCAAAAGGACATCGAGACCGCGGTCGCGGACGTCGGCAAGGTCTGGGGCGACCGGTGGCCCGGCAAAGCGGTCGTCGTGGTGCCCGCCGACCAGGCGCAGATGGCCCGCATGCTGGGCGCCGAACCGCAGCAGTACGCGCGGATCGCCGCCGTCACCACGGGCGAACGCGGGGCCTCGGCCGACGACGCCGCCGCCGACCGGGTGATCGTGAACCCCGACGCGTTCCGCGAACTGGGCGCCATCGAAAGGCGCGTCGTGATGACCCACGAGATCACCCACGTCGCGAGCCGGGCCTTCACCCGCAACTGGACCCCCACCTGGCTGTCCGAGGGCTTCGCGGACTACGTCGGCTACCTCGACGCGGGGCAGAGTGTCCGCAGCGCGGCTCCCGAACTGCGCCGCGACGTCCTGGCCGGAAAAGTGCCCCAGTCGCTGCCCACCGACGAGCAGTTCGCGACGACGCACGAGGCGCTTCCGCAGGCGTACGAGATGGGCTGGCTGGCCTGCCGGCTCATCGCGGAGCGCTGGGGCCAGGAGAAACTGGTCGCGTTCTACCGGGCGGCCGGCACCGACGGCCCCGGCGGCGGCGCGCCGGACCAGAAGGCACGGCTCGCCGCCGCGTTCGCCGACGTCCTGGGCACCACGCCGGAGGAGTTCACGGGCGCCTGGATCGCGTACGTCACCACGCAGGTCCGGTGAGCCGGGACGGACCGCCACGCGTGCGCCGCACGACACCGGCACGGTCGCTCACCCGCCGTGCCGCTCGGGAAACGGGGAGGGAAACCGGCCGATGACCGGTCAGAAAGTGCTTGTCGTGTGCCTGGCGGCCACCGCCGCCGTGCTCGTGGTCGCCCTGGTGGTCACCACCCCGTGGCGACCCCTGCCCGCCGTCCCGGGCGGCTCGGTCGCGCCCGACGCGGCACGCGACTTCGGCGTCGCCGAGATCGCCCGGGGCCGGGCCCTCGCCGAGCAGTCCCGTCCGCCCGCCTACCTGTCGATGGCGCTGTCGCTCGTCGTGTCGCTGCTGCTCGGCCTCACCCCGCTGGGCGCGCGCCTGGTCACCGCGGTCGCGCGTCCGCTCGGCGGCGGCTGGGTGTGGCAGGTCGTACTCGGCGGCGTGGCCCTGCTGCTGATCGGCCGCGTCGTGGCGCTGCCGTTCGACGCGCGGCTTGAGGCCGTCCGCCGCCACCACGGGCTGTCGGTCCAGAGCTGGGGGAACTGGTGGCTCGACGTCGCCAAGGGCTTCGCGATGTCGACAGGCCTGCTGGTCGCGGTCCTGGTCGCGCTGTTCGCGCTGGTACGCCACTGGCCGCGCGCCGGGTGGCCCATCGCCGCCGGCGCCGGCGCGCTGCTGGTCGTGGCGCTGTCGTTCCTGT is from Yinghuangia sp. ASG 101 and encodes:
- a CDS encoding C40 family peptidase — its product is MASHRRPKKPSKARVGVLTAAAATAVALSSGTSQADPAQSKDQVKAQIQTLNHEAEIATEEFNGFQEKTEQLQAEVERVQERIVQEQADYIALQSQMGAFVSAQYRSAGLAPSLQLMLSENPDDYLNKVSALDQMNAQQAEALKQLQEKKRILDQERAEASQKLGQLDQTRKDLTAKKAEIEQKLQKAQALLNTLTQAEREALLAAEHAAEEKAAAEASAKPSPSTSPSSSKTTTKPSATSTTTTPAANVPVSGRAGAAVAAAAAQIGKPYVYGATGPSSFDCSGLTGYAWKQAGVSLPRTSQGQAGAGRSVSVSQIQPGDLVIYYSGMSHVGIYAGNGQIIHAPSTGSTVRYAPLNSMPVVKVVRVS